The following are encoded in a window of Tessaracoccus flavescens genomic DNA:
- a CDS encoding nuclear transport factor 2 family protein: MSTAHDFFSEYTKALLARDADRIADLYAVPALILFPGSSTPVSDRAQTRDFFSSAMGQYDGVEVARPEIDVVAATDNSIWADVTWHYHPGAAPERNMYQLILDGEKWRIAVLTPLLL, encoded by the coding sequence ATGAGCACGGCACATGACTTCTTCTCCGAATACACGAAGGCCCTCCTCGCGCGTGACGCGGACCGGATAGCCGATCTGTACGCGGTGCCCGCGCTGATCCTCTTCCCTGGAAGCTCGACACCGGTCAGCGACCGGGCGCAGACGCGCGACTTCTTCTCCTCGGCGATGGGTCAGTACGACGGTGTGGAGGTCGCGCGACCCGAGATCGACGTGGTCGCGGCCACAGACAACTCCATCTGGGCCGACGTCACGTGGCACTACCACCCAGGGGCGGCACCCGAGCGGAACATGTACCAGCTGATCCTCGACGGCGAGAAGTGGCGGATCGCCGTGCTCACCCCGCTGCTGCTCTGA
- a CDS encoding TnsA-like heteromeric transposase endonuclease subunit — protein sequence MAGRTQPTYFNAADHTVISYRDADASVERPISADLATIPFEDAPPARSVPSWKGKNVYEGDYWAATTRGFVHHESFLEREYLMAADFDPSILAFCWQPFVLKWPKGTKGHRGHVPDYFCRIDNGDGLVVDVKRPDKVEANAQQFAMTREVCEQVGWKYEVFTGLPEPRLSNITFLCGFRQDRYSPGAENVAALIDAFTPGTSLEAGVRRAVRATGRPRPVVHGNVLHLLWHGVLAVDLDAPLDLSSFVAVATAVAA from the coding sequence ATGGCAGGACGGACGCAGCCGACGTACTTCAACGCCGCTGACCACACCGTCATCTCGTACCGAGACGCCGACGCATCCGTTGAGCGACCGATCAGCGCTGACTTGGCGACGATCCCGTTCGAGGATGCGCCGCCCGCACGCTCGGTGCCGTCGTGGAAGGGCAAAAACGTCTACGAGGGCGACTATTGGGCCGCGACCACCAGAGGGTTCGTTCACCACGAATCCTTTCTAGAGCGCGAGTACCTCATGGCCGCTGACTTCGATCCGTCGATCCTCGCCTTCTGCTGGCAGCCGTTCGTCCTGAAGTGGCCCAAGGGCACCAAGGGGCATCGCGGCCATGTCCCCGACTACTTCTGCCGCATCGACAACGGCGACGGCCTCGTGGTTGACGTGAAGCGCCCGGACAAGGTTGAGGCCAATGCTCAGCAGTTCGCCATGACGCGGGAGGTGTGTGAGCAGGTGGGTTGGAAGTACGAGGTCTTCACCGGACTGCCCGAGCCTCGCCTGAGCAACATCACCTTCCTGTGCGGGTTCCGTCAGGACCGCTACTCCCCTGGTGCCGAGAACGTGGCCGCGCTCATAGATGCGTTCACCCCCGGGACCTCGCTGGAGGCAGGTGTCCGTCGCGCTGTGCGCGCTACCGGACGGCCTCGGCCTGTTGTCCACGGCAACGTCCTTCACCTGCTCTGGCACGGCGTCTTGGCGGTCGATCTGGACGCACCGCTCGATCTTTCCTCCTTCGTGGCTGTGGCGACGGCGGTGGCCGCATGA
- the lpdA gene encoding dihydrolipoyl dehydrogenase, producing the protein MSSEFDVVVLGAGPGGYVAAIRAAQLGLKVGIIEKRYWGGVCLNVGCIPTKSLLRNAELAHIFNHEADTFGIEGEVTFSYPKAFKRSRAVSDRMTKGVHFLMKKNKITEIDGWGTFVDANTIEVESDSGEKQRVTFKNAIIATGATTRMLPGTERSANVVTYEEQILADDVPGSIIIGGSGAIGTEFAYVLSQYGVKVTIVEFLDRMVPTEDAEVSAELAKAYKKLGVSVLTSTKVEGIEDTGSGVRVTVSPAQGGEQQVLEADRFLSAVGFAPRIDGYGLENTGVELTERKAIAIDDQMRTNVANIFAIGDCTGKLMLAHTAEAQGVLAAEAIAGEETHPINYDMIPRATYCQPQVASFGYTEQQAKDKGYEVKVSKFPFAANGKAWGLGDGSGFIKIVADARYNELLGAHMIGPDVTELLPELTLAQAYDLTADEVGHNIHAHPTLSEAIKEAAEGIAGKMINF; encoded by the coding sequence ATGAGCTCAGAATTTGACGTCGTTGTTCTCGGCGCCGGTCCTGGCGGCTACGTCGCTGCCATCCGCGCCGCCCAGCTCGGCCTGAAGGTCGGGATCATCGAGAAGCGTTACTGGGGCGGTGTCTGCCTCAACGTCGGGTGCATCCCGACCAAGTCGCTGCTGCGCAACGCGGAGCTGGCGCACATCTTCAACCACGAGGCCGACACCTTCGGCATCGAGGGGGAGGTGACCTTCTCGTACCCGAAGGCCTTCAAGCGCAGCCGCGCCGTGTCGGACAGGATGACAAAGGGCGTCCACTTCCTGATGAAGAAGAACAAGATCACCGAGATCGACGGTTGGGGCACGTTCGTCGACGCCAACACCATCGAGGTCGAGTCCGACTCCGGTGAGAAGCAGCGCGTCACGTTCAAGAACGCGATCATCGCCACCGGCGCAACCACGAGGATGCTGCCGGGAACCGAGCGTTCCGCCAACGTCGTCACCTACGAGGAGCAGATCCTCGCCGACGACGTCCCCGGGTCGATCATCATCGGCGGCTCCGGCGCGATCGGCACCGAGTTCGCCTACGTGCTCAGCCAGTATGGCGTGAAGGTCACCATCGTCGAGTTCCTCGACCGCATGGTGCCGACCGAGGACGCCGAGGTCTCGGCAGAGCTCGCCAAGGCATACAAGAAGCTGGGCGTGAGCGTCCTCACCTCGACGAAGGTGGAGGGTATCGAGGACACCGGCTCCGGCGTCCGCGTCACCGTCAGCCCTGCGCAGGGCGGCGAGCAGCAGGTGCTCGAGGCCGACCGCTTCCTGTCCGCCGTCGGCTTCGCGCCGCGCATCGACGGCTACGGCCTCGAGAACACCGGCGTCGAGCTCACCGAGCGCAAGGCCATCGCCATCGACGACCAGATGCGCACCAACGTCGCCAACATCTTCGCGATCGGCGACTGCACCGGAAAGCTGATGCTCGCCCACACCGCCGAGGCCCAGGGCGTCCTCGCCGCCGAGGCCATCGCGGGGGAGGAGACGCACCCGATCAACTACGACATGATCCCGCGCGCCACCTACTGCCAGCCGCAGGTCGCGTCGTTCGGCTACACCGAACAGCAGGCCAAGGACAAGGGCTACGAGGTCAAGGTCTCGAAGTTCCCGTTCGCCGCCAACGGCAAGGCGTGGGGTCTCGGCGACGGCTCCGGCTTCATCAAGATCGTCGCTGACGCCCGCTACAACGAGCTGCTCGGCGCCCACATGATCGGCCCCGACGTCACGGAGCTGCTGCCCGAGCTGACCCTCGCCCAGGCCTACGACCTGACCGCGGACGAGGTCGGCCACAACATCCACGCGCACCCGACGCTCTCCGAGGCCATCAAGGAGGCCGCAGAGGGCATCGCGGGCAAGATGATCAACTTCTGA
- a CDS encoding aldo/keto reductase, whose amino-acid sequence MRPATSAAPSRTRCVGCRPTDRIDLLQMHSPDPETPIEDTLAALTELVGEGKVRYIGHSNFTPEQAVEAAEVATRDGYESFISTQNEYSLVSREFEVTMQPVAIEYGLGVFPYFPLANGLLTGKYTREGGGEGRLRTLKPALLADTDWDQLEAYQRICDEAGHSMLDVTFQWLLAQPNISSVIAGATRPEQVARNAQAGSAEVPRDVLVAVDDLFAR is encoded by the coding sequence GTGCGGCCCGCTACATCCGCGGCGCCGTCGAGGACTCGCTGCGTCGGCTGCAGACCGACCGACCGGATCGACCTGCTGCAGATGCACTCGCCCGATCCGGAGACCCCGATCGAGGACACCCTCGCTGCGCTGACCGAACTCGTCGGAGAGGGGAAGGTGCGCTACATCGGCCACTCCAACTTCACGCCCGAACAGGCGGTCGAGGCCGCCGAGGTGGCCACGCGCGACGGCTACGAGTCGTTCATTTCGACGCAGAACGAGTACTCGCTCGTCTCGCGGGAGTTCGAGGTCACCATGCAACCGGTCGCCATCGAGTACGGGCTGGGGGTCTTCCCGTACTTCCCGCTCGCCAACGGCCTGCTGACCGGCAAGTACACCCGCGAGGGCGGGGGAGAGGGGCGGCTCCGCACGCTGAAGCCCGCCCTGCTGGCCGACACCGACTGGGACCAGCTCGAGGCGTATCAGCGCATCTGCGACGAGGCGGGCCACTCCATGCTCGACGTCACGTTCCAGTGGCTGCTCGCGCAGCCGAACATCTCGTCGGTGATCGCCGGTGCGACCCGTCCGGAGCAGGTGGCACGGAACGCGCAGGCAGGGTCGGCCGAGGTGCCGCGCGATGTGCTCGTCGCGGTCGACGATCTCTTCGCCAGGTGA
- a CDS encoding helix-turn-helix domain-containing protein, producing the protein MMSATSESIGRMIRDARTARGWSQKKLAEELGTVQSAVHRIETGQQNLSLSMINRLAEALEMPLIQTATQGAVNFEIQGPTTLSGEIDVRTSKNAAMAVLCASLLNHGRTVLRGIARIEEVDRISEVLTSIGVKLTWIGDGNDLEIVRPARLTPETIDERAARRTRSILMFLGPLLHEFDDFKLPYAGGCDLGARTVHPHMAALHKMGLRVTATEGNYQAVVNRDKEDERSVTLIERGDTVTENAIMAAARTPGVTTLRNASGNYMVQDLCFFLERLGVRIDGIGTTTLTIYGVENIDTDVEYYISEDPIEAMSLLTAGIVTRSEITVRRCPIEFLEVEFAVLDEMGQVFELSEEYTSHNGKTRLIDVTVKPSELHAPLDKIHPMPFPGLNIDNLPFFAVICATATGQSIIYDWVYDNRAIHLSKLTELGANIQLMDAHRLLIIGPTNWRGRQIDSPPALRPAVCVLLAALAARGTTNLMDVYVINRGYEDLPQRLNKLGANINVFWGDVTTDD; encoded by the coding sequence CTGATGAGCGCAACGAGTGAGTCAATCGGCCGCATGATCCGCGACGCCCGCACAGCCCGTGGCTGGTCGCAGAAGAAGCTGGCCGAGGAACTCGGCACCGTCCAGAGTGCCGTGCACCGCATCGAGACCGGTCAGCAGAACCTCTCCCTGAGCATGATCAACCGCCTCGCCGAGGCGTTGGAGATGCCGCTGATCCAGACGGCGACCCAGGGAGCGGTCAACTTCGAGATCCAGGGCCCCACGACCCTCTCCGGCGAAATCGACGTGCGAACCTCGAAGAATGCCGCCATGGCGGTGCTGTGCGCCAGCCTGCTGAACCACGGCCGCACCGTGCTTCGCGGCATCGCGCGCATTGAGGAGGTCGACCGGATCAGCGAGGTGCTCACCTCGATAGGGGTGAAGCTGACCTGGATCGGCGATGGCAACGACCTGGAGATCGTGCGCCCCGCGCGCCTCACTCCGGAGACGATCGACGAGCGCGCAGCCCGTCGCACCCGCTCGATCCTGATGTTCCTCGGCCCCCTCCTGCACGAGTTCGACGACTTCAAGCTCCCCTACGCCGGCGGCTGTGACCTCGGCGCGCGCACCGTCCATCCCCACATGGCGGCGCTGCACAAGATGGGCCTTCGCGTCACCGCGACGGAGGGCAACTACCAGGCAGTGGTCAACCGCGACAAGGAGGACGAACGCTCCGTCACGCTGATCGAGCGCGGCGACACCGTCACCGAGAACGCGATCATGGCCGCCGCCCGCACGCCGGGCGTCACGACGCTGCGCAACGCGTCCGGCAACTACATGGTGCAGGACCTCTGCTTCTTCCTCGAGCGCCTCGGCGTCCGCATCGACGGCATCGGCACCACCACGCTGACCATCTACGGCGTCGAGAACATCGACACCGACGTGGAGTACTACATCTCCGAGGACCCGATCGAGGCGATGAGCCTGCTGACGGCGGGCATCGTGACCAGGTCCGAGATCACCGTGCGCCGCTGCCCCATCGAGTTCCTCGAGGTCGAGTTCGCCGTCCTGGACGAGATGGGCCAGGTCTTCGAGCTCTCCGAGGAGTACACCAGCCACAACGGCAAGACCCGCCTGATCGACGTAACGGTCAAGCCGTCCGAGCTGCACGCGCCCCTGGACAAGATCCACCCGATGCCGTTCCCGGGCCTCAACATCGACAACCTGCCGTTCTTCGCGGTGATCTGCGCTACGGCGACCGGCCAGTCGATCATCTACGACTGGGTCTACGACAACCGGGCGATCCACCTGTCGAAGCTCACCGAGCTCGGCGCCAACATCCAACTGATGGACGCGCACCGCCTCCTGATCATCGGCCCCACGAACTGGCGCGGCAGGCAGATCGACTCGCCTCCCGCCCTGCGCCCAGCGGTCTGCGTCCTGCTCGCCGCGCTCGCGGCCCGCGGCACGACGAACCTGATGGACGTCTACGTGATCAACCGTGGCTACGAGGACCTGCCGCAGCGGCTGAACAAACTGGGCGCCAACATCAACGTGTTCTGGGGCGACGTCACCACCGACGACTGA
- the metH gene encoding methionine synthase, with protein MPVQTTLEPQIRPDATGELTEALRRRILVIDGAMGTAIQRDRPDEAGYRGERFAAWACDVQGNNDLLTLTQPTIIRGIHEEYLAAGADLIETNTFNANAISLSDYGMEELAYELNYESARLARQAADAHSTSERPRYVAGAIGPTTRTASISPDVNDPGARNISYDQLVEAYLEAARGLVDGGADLLMIETIFDTLNAKAAIFAVETLFEERGRRWPVIISGTITDASGRTLSGQTTEAFWNSIRHVRPLAVGLNCALGAAEMRQYVAELSRVADCYVSCYPNAGLPNAFGEYDETPDHMAEVVREFAESGLVNLLGGCCGTTPAHIATIADAVEGLAPRTPGTIAPAMRLAGLEPVTITDDSLFVNVGERTNITGSARFRNLIKDGDFDTALSVAKQQVDNGAQIIDVNMDEGMIDGVAAMDRFLKLVAGEPDISRVPIMVDSSKWEVIEAGLKCIQGKPIVNSISMKSGEQEFREQARLCRKYGAAVVVMAFDEDGQADSLERRKQICRRAYTILVEEEGFPAEDIIFDPNVFAVATGIEEHANYGLDFIEATRWIHQNLPGALISGGISNVSFSFRGNNAVREAIHAVFLYHAIRAGLSMGIVNAGALVVYDQVDPALREAIEDVVLNRTPADGGDATENLLALAERFRGKAGETEERAEQWRSLPVAERITHALVKGIDAYAEADTEELRREIKARGGRPIEVIEGPLMDGMNVVGDLFGAGKMFLPQVVKSARVMKKAVAYLIPFIEQEKAEDPSLAGAKETNGTIVMATVKGDVHDIGKNIVGVVLQCNNYEVIDLGVMVPAQKILDTAREVDADIIGLSGLITPSLDEMVNVASEMQRQGFTIPLLIGGATTSRAHTAVKVDGRYDGAVVWVKDASRSVPVAASLLNESLRPKLLEDLKADYDSLRQRHATKQERPLVTLEQARANRTPIEWEGYVPPLPRDPGVHVLTDYDLGELRDFIDWQPFFNAWEMKGSFPDILHNPASGEAARKLYDDAQAMLDRIVAEKWLKADAVFGLFPANSVGDDIEVYTDDTRTEVRARLVNLRQQGKHRDGVPNRSLGDFVAPKSTGLADHVGAFAVTAGHGTGERIAAFKADLDDYSAILLESLADRLAEAFAERLHQRVRTEFWGYAADETLDNEALIAERYRGIRPAPGYPACPEHTEKRTIWDLLDVTATTGIELTDSMAMWPGAAVSGWYFSHPESQYFVVGRLQRDQVADYARRKGWTQAEAERWLSPNLGYVPED; from the coding sequence ATGCCTGTCCAGACCACGCTCGAGCCGCAGATCCGCCCCGACGCGACCGGTGAACTGACCGAGGCGCTCCGCAGGCGGATCCTCGTGATCGACGGAGCCATGGGCACCGCGATCCAGCGCGACCGTCCGGACGAGGCCGGCTACCGGGGCGAGCGGTTCGCCGCGTGGGCCTGCGACGTCCAGGGCAACAACGACCTGCTGACCCTCACCCAGCCCACCATCATCCGCGGCATCCACGAGGAGTACCTCGCCGCAGGCGCGGACCTGATCGAGACCAACACGTTCAACGCGAACGCCATCTCGCTGTCCGACTACGGCATGGAGGAACTGGCCTACGAGCTCAACTACGAGTCGGCCCGGTTGGCCAGGCAGGCAGCCGACGCGCACTCAACCTCCGAGCGGCCCCGCTACGTGGCAGGTGCCATCGGGCCGACGACGAGGACGGCGTCGATCTCCCCCGACGTCAACGACCCGGGTGCCCGCAACATCAGCTACGACCAGCTCGTCGAGGCCTACCTCGAGGCGGCCCGCGGGCTCGTCGACGGAGGCGCCGACCTGCTGATGATCGAGACGATCTTCGACACCCTCAACGCGAAGGCCGCCATCTTCGCCGTCGAGACGCTCTTCGAGGAACGCGGCCGCCGATGGCCCGTCATCATCTCCGGCACCATCACCGACGCCTCCGGGCGCACGCTCTCAGGACAGACGACCGAGGCGTTCTGGAACTCGATCCGCCATGTGCGCCCCCTCGCCGTCGGCCTGAACTGCGCCCTCGGGGCGGCCGAGATGCGCCAGTACGTCGCGGAGCTCAGCCGCGTGGCCGACTGCTACGTCTCGTGCTACCCGAACGCAGGCCTTCCCAACGCGTTCGGCGAATACGACGAGACCCCCGACCACATGGCTGAGGTCGTGCGCGAGTTCGCCGAGTCAGGGCTGGTCAACCTGCTCGGCGGCTGCTGCGGCACCACGCCTGCGCACATCGCCACCATCGCGGACGCCGTCGAAGGGCTTGCCCCACGCACACCCGGCACGATCGCACCCGCCATGCGGCTGGCCGGTCTCGAGCCGGTCACGATCACTGACGACTCGCTGTTCGTCAACGTCGGCGAGCGCACCAACATCACCGGCTCGGCCCGCTTCCGCAACCTGATCAAGGACGGCGACTTCGACACGGCGCTGTCGGTCGCGAAACAGCAGGTCGACAACGGCGCCCAGATCATCGACGTCAACATGGATGAGGGCATGATCGACGGCGTCGCAGCCATGGACCGCTTCCTCAAGCTGGTCGCGGGCGAGCCCGACATCAGCCGGGTGCCGATCATGGTGGACTCCTCGAAGTGGGAGGTCATCGAGGCAGGGCTCAAATGCATCCAGGGCAAGCCGATCGTCAACTCCATCTCCATGAAGTCCGGTGAGCAGGAGTTCCGCGAGCAGGCCCGCCTCTGCCGCAAGTACGGAGCCGCCGTCGTCGTGATGGCCTTCGACGAGGACGGCCAGGCCGACAGCCTGGAGCGCCGCAAGCAGATCTGCCGGCGCGCCTACACGATCCTCGTCGAGGAGGAGGGCTTCCCTGCCGAGGACATCATCTTCGACCCGAACGTCTTCGCCGTCGCGACCGGCATCGAGGAGCACGCCAACTACGGACTCGACTTCATCGAGGCGACGCGCTGGATCCACCAGAACCTGCCAGGCGCCCTGATCTCCGGCGGCATCTCCAACGTCTCGTTCTCCTTCCGCGGCAATAACGCCGTCCGGGAGGCGATCCATGCGGTCTTCCTGTACCACGCGATCCGGGCAGGGCTGTCGATGGGCATCGTCAACGCCGGAGCGCTCGTCGTCTACGACCAGGTCGACCCGGCGTTGCGCGAGGCGATCGAGGACGTCGTGCTCAACCGCACGCCTGCCGACGGTGGTGACGCCACCGAGAACCTGCTCGCCCTGGCCGAACGGTTCCGTGGGAAGGCCGGCGAGACCGAGGAGCGCGCGGAGCAATGGCGCTCCCTTCCGGTGGCCGAGCGGATCACCCACGCCCTCGTTAAGGGCATCGACGCCTACGCGGAGGCCGACACCGAGGAGCTTCGTCGGGAGATCAAGGCCCGCGGTGGACGCCCCATCGAGGTCATCGAGGGACCGCTGATGGACGGCATGAACGTCGTCGGCGACCTGTTCGGCGCAGGAAAGATGTTCCTGCCGCAGGTGGTCAAGAGCGCTCGCGTGATGAAGAAGGCCGTGGCCTACCTGATCCCGTTCATCGAACAGGAGAAGGCCGAGGACCCGTCGCTGGCCGGCGCGAAGGAGACCAACGGCACCATCGTGATGGCCACCGTGAAGGGCGACGTGCACGACATCGGCAAGAACATCGTCGGCGTCGTGCTGCAGTGCAACAACTACGAGGTGATCGACCTCGGCGTCATGGTGCCCGCCCAGAAGATCCTCGACACCGCACGCGAGGTCGACGCGGACATCATCGGCCTCAGCGGCCTGATCACCCCGTCCCTGGACGAGATGGTCAACGTGGCCTCCGAGATGCAGCGGCAGGGCTTCACGATCCCGCTGCTGATCGGCGGCGCGACCACGTCACGCGCGCACACGGCCGTGAAGGTGGACGGCCGCTACGACGGCGCAGTGGTCTGGGTGAAGGACGCCTCACGGTCCGTCCCCGTCGCGGCGTCCCTGCTGAACGAGTCGCTGCGGCCCAAGCTGCTCGAGGACCTGAAGGCCGACTACGACTCGCTGCGGCAGCGCCACGCCACCAAGCAGGAGCGGCCGCTTGTCACCCTCGAGCAGGCGCGCGCCAACCGCACGCCCATCGAGTGGGAGGGCTACGTCCCCCCGCTCCCCCGCGACCCCGGCGTGCATGTGCTCACCGACTACGACCTCGGCGAGTTGCGCGACTTCATCGACTGGCAGCCGTTCTTCAACGCGTGGGAGATGAAGGGGTCCTTCCCCGACATCCTGCACAACCCTGCCTCCGGCGAGGCGGCCCGCAAGCTGTACGACGACGCCCAGGCGATGCTGGACAGGATCGTGGCCGAGAAGTGGCTGAAGGCCGACGCGGTGTTCGGCCTCTTCCCGGCAAACTCCGTGGGCGACGACATCGAGGTCTACACCGACGACACGCGAACCGAGGTCCGCGCCCGCCTGGTCAACCTGCGCCAGCAGGGAAAGCACCGCGACGGCGTCCCGAACCGCTCGCTCGGTGACTTCGTCGCTCCGAAGTCGACGGGCCTTGCCGATCATGTCGGCGCCTTCGCCGTCACCGCCGGACACGGCACGGGTGAGCGGATCGCGGCCTTCAAGGCCGACCTGGACGACTACTCGGCCATCCTGCTCGAGTCGCTCGCCGACCGCCTCGCCGAGGCCTTCGCCGAGCGACTGCATCAGCGCGTGCGCACCGAGTTCTGGGGCTACGCGGCCGACGAGACGCTCGACAACGAGGCTCTGATCGCGGAGCGCTACCGCGGCATCCGCCCCGCGCCCGGCTATCCGGCCTGCCCCGAGCACACGGAGAAGCGCACCATCTGGGACCTGCTCGACGTCACGGCGACCACCGGGATCGAGCTGACCGACTCGATGGCCATGTGGCCGGGAGCTGCGGTGTCGGGCTGGTACTTCTCCCATCCGGAGTCGCAGTATTTCGTCGTCGGACGGCTGCAGCGCGACCAGGTGGCCGACTACGCCCGCCGCAAGGGCTGGACGCAGGCCGAGGCTGAGCGGTGGCTCTCCCCCAACCTCGGCTACGTGCCCGAGGACTGA
- a CDS encoding PTS sugar transporter subunit IIA, whose amino-acid sequence MQVSAPCDGEVLALKDVKDPTFADQLVGPGVGIEPPDGMQLVVAPADGMLLKLDPHAFILLVDGAVGVLVHVGINTVQLKGEGFEVLAEQGSTVTAGTPIVEWDPAAITADGMERTVLVVLMDQAPDTTSSDVIGGYVRAGEPLFRTI is encoded by the coding sequence GTGCAGGTATCCGCACCGTGCGACGGCGAGGTCCTCGCGCTGAAGGATGTCAAGGACCCCACGTTCGCCGACCAGCTGGTCGGCCCCGGCGTCGGCATCGAGCCGCCTGACGGCATGCAACTGGTAGTCGCGCCGGCCGACGGCATGTTGCTCAAGCTCGATCCACACGCCTTCATTCTGCTCGTCGACGGCGCCGTCGGCGTGCTGGTGCACGTCGGGATCAACACCGTGCAGCTCAAGGGTGAGGGCTTCGAGGTGCTCGCCGAGCAGGGCTCGACCGTGACCGCAGGCACGCCGATCGTCGAATGGGATCCCGCAGCGATCACTGCCGACGGCATGGAGCGCACGGTGCTCGTGGTGCTGATGGATCAGGCGCCCGACACGACATCCTCGGACGTGATCGGCGGTTATGTCAGGGCCGGAGAGCCGCTGTTCCGGACGATCTGA